TTTAATATTCTAAATTAATAATCTTCTTATTAAATTCTTACAATTCTAAAGTATTATAACTATGTTATTTTTATATATTAAATTTTATATTATGAAAGCATTTGATTCGATTGCGTTACTCCTTCTTGTTATTGGTGGAATTAACTGGGGACTAATAGGAGCTTTTGACTTCAACCTTGTAAATACTATTCTTGGTGGAGTTCCAGTATTAGAGACTATAGTTTATATTTTGGTATGAATAGCTGCATTATTTGTTCTATTTTACGACGGGAAAAGACTACTAGACTTCTCAGATAATAACAATAATACTGTAAGATCACGAGTATAATTCATTTCTTAAAAAAATAAGGCATTTTACATGCTTTATTTTTTTGTTATATTTTTTAGATTATTGAATATACTCTATATATT
This sequence is a window from Candidatus Gracilibacteria bacterium. Protein-coding genes within it:
- a CDS encoding DUF378 domain-containing protein; the protein is MKAFDSIALLLLVIGGINWGLIGAFDFNLVNTILGGVPVLETIVYILVGIAALFVLFYDGKRLLDFSDNNNNTVRSRV